From one Streptomyces chromofuscus genomic stretch:
- a CDS encoding enoyl-CoA hydratase/isomerase family protein, protein MASLDPVLDKDGVRLTVDDAIATVTLTNPDKRNAQSPALWRALGEAGRLLPGTVRVVVLRAEGKSFSAGLDRQAFTPEGFDGEPSFIDLARGSDAELDATIAEYQEAFTWWRRSDIVSVAAVQGHAIGAGFQLALACDLRVVADDVQFAMRETSLGLVPDLTGTHPLVGLVGYARALEICATGRFVQAGEAVTTGLANVAVPAAELDDAVRDLTAALLAAPRDAVIETKALLRGAGERTYEEQRVAERAAQARRLRDLAGLGE, encoded by the coding sequence ATGGCTTCGCTCGACCCGGTACTCGACAAGGACGGCGTACGGCTCACCGTCGACGACGCGATCGCCACGGTGACGCTGACCAACCCGGACAAGCGCAACGCGCAGAGCCCCGCTCTGTGGCGGGCGCTGGGCGAGGCGGGTCGGCTGCTGCCGGGAACCGTCCGTGTGGTCGTGCTGCGTGCCGAGGGCAAGTCCTTCTCGGCGGGCCTCGACCGGCAGGCCTTCACTCCCGAGGGCTTCGACGGCGAGCCGTCCTTCATCGACCTCGCGCGCGGCAGCGACGCGGAGTTGGACGCGACCATCGCCGAGTACCAGGAGGCGTTCACCTGGTGGCGGCGCAGCGACATCGTCTCCGTCGCCGCCGTGCAGGGGCATGCCATCGGCGCGGGCTTCCAGCTCGCCCTCGCCTGTGACCTGCGCGTCGTCGCCGACGATGTGCAGTTCGCCATGCGCGAGACCAGCCTGGGCCTGGTCCCGGACCTGACCGGCACTCATCCGCTGGTCGGGCTCGTCGGCTACGCCCGTGCGCTGGAGATCTGCGCCACGGGACGCTTCGTCCAGGCCGGCGAGGCCGTGACCACCGGGCTGGCGAACGTCGCCGTGCCGGCGGCCGAACTCGACGACGCGGTCCGCGATCTCACGGCCGCGCTGCTCGCCGCGCCGCGCGACGCGGTGATCGAGACCAAGGCGTTGCTGCGCGGCGCGGGGGAGCGGACGTACGAGGAACAGCGCGTCGCCGAACGCGCCGCGCAGGCACGGAGGTTGCGGGACCTCGCGGGCCTGGGCGAGTGA
- a CDS encoding helix-turn-helix domain-containing protein encodes MAETLKKGSRVTGAARDKLAADLKKKYDAGASIRALAEETGRSYGFVHRMLSESGVTLRGRGGATRGKKAASA; translated from the coding sequence GTGGCCGAGACTCTGAAGAAGGGCAGCCGGGTGACCGGCGCCGCGCGCGACAAGCTCGCGGCAGACCTGAAGAAGAAGTACGACGCCGGTGCGAGCATCCGGGCGTTGGCCGAGGAGACCGGCCGCTCGTATGGCTTCGTGCACCGCATGCTCAGCGAGTCGGGCGTCACGCTCCGTGGGCGTGGCGGGGCGACGCGGGGCAAGAAGGCCGCTTCGGCCTGA
- a CDS encoding ABC-F family ATP-binding cassette domain-containing protein, with the protein MISASGIELRAGARVLIESATFRVAKGDRIGLVGRNGAGKTTLTKVLAGEGIPAAGAVTRSGEVGYLPQDPRTGDLDILARDRILSARGLDVLIRKMRDNEQRIASGKGATREKAMKQYERQETEFLTKGGYAAEAEAATIAAALNLPDRVLGQPLHTLSGGQRRRIELARILFSDADTLLLDEPTNHLDADSIIWLRDYLKTYRGGFIVISHDVDLVETVVNKVFYLDANRAQIDIYNMGWKLYQQQREADEKRRKRERANAEKKAAALHSQADKMRAKATKTVAAQNMARRADKLLAGLEAVRQSDKVAKLRFPEPAPCGRTPLTAEGLSKSYGSLEIFTDVDLAIDKGSRVVILGLNGAGKTTLLRLLAGVEKPDTGQVTPGHGLKLGYYAQEHETLDPDRTVLENMRSAAPDMDLVEVRKVLGSFLFSGDDVDKPAGVLSGGEKTRLALATLVVSSANVLLLDEPTNNLDPASREEILGALRTYKGAVVLVTHDEGAVEALQPERIILLPDGVEDLWGADYADLVALA; encoded by the coding sequence GTGATCTCCGCCTCCGGTATCGAGCTGCGCGCCGGTGCCCGCGTCCTCATCGAGTCCGCCACTTTCCGTGTCGCCAAGGGCGACCGCATCGGCCTGGTCGGCCGCAACGGCGCCGGCAAGACCACCCTCACCAAGGTGCTGGCGGGCGAGGGCATCCCCGCCGCGGGCGCCGTCACCCGCTCCGGCGAGGTCGGCTACCTCCCGCAGGACCCCCGCACCGGCGACCTCGACATACTCGCCCGTGACCGCATCCTCTCCGCGCGCGGTCTGGACGTGCTGATCCGCAAGATGCGCGACAACGAGCAGCGCATCGCCAGCGGCAAGGGCGCCACCCGCGAGAAGGCGATGAAGCAGTACGAGCGGCAGGAGACGGAGTTCCTGACCAAGGGCGGGTACGCCGCCGAGGCCGAGGCCGCCACCATCGCCGCCGCGCTGAACCTGCCCGACCGGGTGCTCGGCCAGCCCCTGCACACGCTCTCCGGCGGTCAGCGCCGCCGTATCGAGCTGGCCCGGATCCTGTTCTCGGACGCGGACACACTCCTGCTCGACGAGCCAACGAACCACCTCGACGCGGACTCGATCATCTGGCTGCGCGACTACCTCAAGACCTACCGCGGCGGCTTCATCGTCATCTCGCACGACGTCGACCTGGTCGAGACGGTCGTCAACAAGGTGTTCTACCTGGACGCCAACCGCGCCCAGATCGACATCTACAACATGGGCTGGAAGCTCTACCAGCAGCAGCGCGAGGCCGACGAGAAGCGCCGCAAGCGCGAGCGCGCCAATGCCGAGAAGAAGGCCGCCGCCCTGCATTCGCAGGCCGACAAGATGCGCGCCAAGGCCACCAAGACGGTCGCCGCGCAGAACATGGCCCGCCGCGCGGACAAGCTGCTGGCCGGTCTCGAAGCGGTGCGCCAGTCCGACAAGGTGGCCAAGCTGCGCTTCCCCGAGCCCGCGCCCTGCGGCAGGACCCCGCTGACCGCCGAGGGGCTGTCCAAGTCGTACGGCTCGCTGGAGATCTTCACCGACGTCGACCTGGCCATCGACAAGGGCTCCCGCGTGGTCATCCTCGGCCTCAACGGCGCCGGCAAGACCACCCTGCTGCGTCTGCTCGCCGGGGTGGAGAAGCCGGACACCGGCCAGGTGACCCCCGGCCACGGCCTGAAGCTGGGCTACTACGCCCAGGAGCACGAGACCCTCGACCCCGACCGCACGGTCCTGGAGAACATGCGCTCCGCCGCGCCCGACATGGACCTGGTCGAGGTCCGCAAGGTGCTCGGCTCGTTCCTGTTCTCCGGCGACGACGTCGACAAGCCGGCCGGAGTCCTCTCCGGCGGTGAGAAGACCCGGCTCGCCCTCGCCACGCTGGTGGTGTCGTCGGCGAACGTGCTGCTCCTCGACGAGCCGACCAACAACCTCGACCCGGCCAGCCGCGAGGAGATCCTCGGTGCGCTGCGCACCTACAAGGGCGCGGTCGTCCTCGTCACCCACGACGAGGGCGCCGTGGAGGCGCTCCAGCCGGAGCGGATCATCCTGCTGCCGGACGGCGTCGAGGATCTGTGGGGCGCGGACTACGCGGACCTGGTCGCCCTCGCCTGA
- a CDS encoding PQQ-like beta-propeller repeat protein — MVVLPAEAMPNDPLRPDTAPAVLPAAARARRLLTTVAALVLTAPLLATAHQSRPAPYGDRLTVHARVQHSAPHLRIRRAAVEAYDRATGAVRWRYTREARRPLSVLLTRGEVLTLWDDGLVTDTDGTSVRWHRALPAAADWLPAHGGTGVLRPLGRGILAAVTPRRVAAYRTADGDLRWVLPARRGCVFRPERALRRGGVLLIAQPCARAAWTAQLVAVDDLGRVTPQRPPLGNAAPGHRPQSPPPSQTEAPPPPHTEASLAGPEGPHPTPDITPP; from the coding sequence GTGGTCGTCCTGCCGGCCGAGGCGATGCCGAACGATCCCCTCCGCCCGGACACGGCACCCGCCGTCCTCCCGGCCGCTGCGCGCGCCCGCCGCCTCCTGACGACCGTCGCCGCCCTGGTCCTCACGGCCCCGCTCCTCGCCACGGCCCACCAGTCCCGGCCGGCTCCTTACGGCGACCGCCTCACCGTGCACGCGCGCGTGCAGCACTCCGCGCCGCACCTGCGCATCCGCAGGGCGGCCGTCGAGGCGTACGACCGGGCCACCGGCGCGGTGCGCTGGCGCTACACCCGCGAGGCCCGCCGCCCCCTGAGCGTGCTCCTCACACGCGGGGAGGTGCTCACGCTCTGGGACGACGGGCTGGTCACCGACACCGACGGCACCTCCGTCCGCTGGCACCGCGCGCTGCCGGCGGCCGCCGACTGGCTTCCGGCGCACGGCGGCACCGGCGTCCTGCGCCCCCTGGGACGCGGCATCCTCGCCGCCGTCACCCCGCGCCGCGTCGCGGCGTACCGCACGGCCGACGGCGACCTGCGCTGGGTGCTGCCCGCCCGCCGGGGGTGCGTCTTCCGGCCCGAACGCGCGCTCCGCCGCGGCGGGGTCCTGCTGATCGCCCAGCCCTGCGCACGCGCCGCCTGGACCGCCCAGCTCGTCGCCGTCGACGACCTGGGCCGCGTCACCCCGCAACGCCCCCCCCTGGGCAACGCCGCACCGGGCCACCGCCCGCAAAGCCCGCCGCCCTCGCAGACCGAGGCCCCGCCGCCCCCGCACACGGAAGCCTCGCTCGCAGGTCCCGAAGGCCCGCACCCGACTCCGGACATCACCCCCCCATGA
- a CDS encoding VOC family protein, with the protein MAGTSGGGPSIYPTVLYADAKAAIKQLTEALGFTELAVYEGEGGTVTHAELAQGNGAVMIGSKGSGGLYDTVMKDAGPAGVYVVVDDVDAHHQRALDHGVEILMPPTDQDYGSRDYMARDAEGNVWSFGTYAPRTGD; encoded by the coding sequence ATGGCAGGCACGAGCGGTGGTGGACCGAGCATCTACCCGACGGTGCTCTACGCGGACGCGAAGGCGGCGATCAAACAGCTGACGGAGGCCCTGGGCTTCACGGAACTGGCCGTGTACGAGGGCGAGGGCGGCACCGTGACCCACGCCGAGCTGGCGCAGGGCAACGGCGCGGTGATGATCGGCTCGAAGGGGAGCGGCGGGCTCTACGACACGGTGATGAAGGACGCGGGTCCGGCCGGGGTGTACGTCGTGGTGGACGACGTCGACGCACACCACCAGCGGGCCCTGGACCACGGCGTGGAGATCCTGATGCCCCCGACGGACCAGGACTACGGGTCGCGCGACTACATGGCCCGGGACGCCGAGGGCAACGTCTGGAGCTTCGGCACGTACGCACCCCGGACAGGCGACTGA
- a CDS encoding alpha/beta hydrolase encodes MRTVKATAAAVTAMTVAGAAAVAAGRFASDAALKAPPGRPLPTEPRLTVHGTAAGRVTLTRALASLRPGTYGLAGAASHAVVGPVLDSAPHPADSVVRRLERVTHGTLEPGDKVWFTPSLYTGDPGAALGLDHRDVEVPGELGPLPAWFVPGARDTWVITAHGLGTTREHPMNFMEFLHDLRFPVLDLSYRGDLGAPRPPDGLSHLGETEWRDVDAAIRYAMSHGAARVVLYGWSTGATMALRAAAHSTVRARIRGLVLDSPVLNWEATLRALAAARRTPGPLLPLAVRAAQGRTGLYGDGIDEAAHPERLRVPTLIFHGPDDMVSPWVFSRRLAERRPDLVALRTVRQAPHNAMWNADPAGYEEALRRFLTPLM; translated from the coding sequence GTGCGCACTGTCAAAGCGACGGCCGCTGCCGTCACCGCCATGACGGTGGCCGGCGCCGCAGCCGTGGCCGCCGGCCGGTTCGCCAGTGACGCCGCGCTGAAGGCACCGCCCGGTCGGCCCCTGCCCACCGAACCCCGGCTCACCGTGCACGGCACCGCCGCGGGCCGCGTCACCCTCACCCGCGCGCTCGCCTCCCTGCGCCCCGGCACCTACGGCCTCGCCGGCGCCGCCTCCCACGCGGTCGTCGGCCCCGTCCTGGACTCCGCCCCGCACCCCGCGGACTCGGTGGTACGCCGCCTCGAACGCGTCACCCACGGCACCCTCGAGCCCGGCGACAAGGTCTGGTTCACCCCGAGCCTGTACACCGGCGACCCCGGAGCGGCCCTCGGCCTGGACCACAGGGACGTCGAGGTACCCGGCGAACTCGGGCCCCTGCCCGCCTGGTTCGTGCCCGGCGCCCGGGACACCTGGGTCATCACCGCGCACGGTCTGGGCACCACCCGGGAACACCCCATGAACTTCATGGAGTTCCTGCACGACCTGCGCTTCCCGGTGCTCGACCTCTCCTACCGCGGCGACCTCGGCGCCCCGCGCCCCCCGGACGGCCTCAGTCATCTCGGCGAGACCGAGTGGCGCGACGTGGACGCGGCGATCCGGTACGCCATGAGCCACGGCGCCGCGCGCGTCGTCCTCTACGGCTGGTCCACCGGCGCCACCATGGCCCTGCGGGCCGCCGCGCACTCCACGGTGCGGGCCCGCATCCGCGGACTCGTCCTCGACTCACCGGTCCTCAACTGGGAGGCGACCCTGCGTGCCCTCGCCGCCGCCCGGCGGACCCCGGGACCCCTGTTGCCGCTGGCCGTCCGCGCCGCCCAGGGGCGCACCGGTCTGTACGGCGACGGCATCGACGAGGCCGCGCACCCCGAGCGGCTGAGGGTCCCGACCCTGATCTTCCACGGCCCCGACGACATGGTGTCCCCCTGGGTGTTCTCGCGCCGCCTGGCCGAACGCCGTCCCGACCTGGTCGCTCTCCGCACCGTCCGGCAGGCCCCGCACAACGCCATGTGGAACGCCGACCCGGCCGGATACGAAGAAGCCCTCCGCCGCTTCCTGACACCCCTGATGTGA
- a CDS encoding class II aldolase/adducin family protein: MAEQRWEEREEREEREARGVPGDAREVRESPGSGGVAEEARAWEELVATARRTVSEGLVVGTSGNVSVRVGDTVLLTPSGVPYDRLTPDDLTGVDLDGRQVRGTLVPTSELPMHLAVYRVTDARAVVHTHAVHATAVSTLVPELPVIHYMAGALGGPVRVAPYATYGTDELAENMLRALADRSGCLLQNHGTITYGTTLAQAYDRTAQLEWMCRLWLTASSVPGLSPSLLSEEQLQEAAERLRGYGQRG; encoded by the coding sequence ATGGCCGAACAGCGGTGGGAAGAGCGGGAAGAGCGGGAAGAGCGGGAAGCGCGGGGCGTCCCCGGCGACGCCCGGGAGGTGCGCGAGTCGCCGGGGAGCGGCGGGGTGGCGGAGGAGGCCCGGGCCTGGGAGGAGCTCGTGGCCACGGCGCGCCGGACCGTTTCCGAGGGACTGGTCGTCGGTACGTCCGGCAACGTCTCCGTCCGTGTCGGGGACACGGTCCTGCTCACCCCGTCGGGCGTCCCGTACGACCGCCTCACCCCGGACGACCTGACCGGTGTCGACCTCGACGGCCGGCAGGTGCGCGGCACACTCGTCCCGACCAGCGAGCTGCCCATGCACCTCGCCGTCTACCGCGTCACCGACGCCCGCGCCGTCGTCCACACCCACGCCGTGCACGCCACCGCCGTCTCCACGCTCGTCCCGGAGCTCCCGGTGATCCACTACATGGCCGGCGCGCTCGGCGGACCCGTCCGAGTCGCCCCGTACGCGACCTACGGCACCGACGAGTTGGCCGAGAACATGCTGCGCGCCCTGGCCGACCGTTCCGGCTGCCTCCTCCAGAACCACGGCACCATCACCTACGGCACGACCCTGGCCCAGGCCTACGACCGCACGGCCCAGCTGGAGTGGATGTGCCGCCTGTGGCTGACGGCGTCCTCCGTACCGGGCCTGTCGCCGTCCCTGCTGTCGGAGGAGCAGCTGCAGGAGGCGGCGGAACGGCTGCGGGGGTACGGGCAGCGGGGGTGA
- a CDS encoding inorganic phosphate transporter, with product MEGISLILAIVVVTALAFDFTNGFHDTANAMATTISTGALRPKVAVAMSAVLNLVGAFLSVEVANTISKGLVDESGMRPEVIFAALVGAILWNLMTWLVGLPSSSSHALLGGLIGATVASAGVGAVHGDVLVTKVLIPAIAAPLVAGIAAMIATRLTYTLGRKADGKAAAKGYRAGQIASAGLVSLAHGTNDAQKTMGIITLALVAGGTLAPDSDPPMWVILSAGLAIALGTYLGGWRIIRTMGKGLTDLQPQQGFATQTSAATVILASSHLGFSLSTTHSVSGAVMGAGLGRKGGVVRWSTATRMFVAWGLTLPAAALVGAIAEWVTGFGSWGTALVAVFLVASSAAIWKISRREVVDHTNVNDTDEEPAGVVTAAMAAVTPPPVGTPAEGPAAQVTIPSPAAGPESPAAEPTPSQASV from the coding sequence ATGGAAGGCATCTCGCTGATCCTCGCGATTGTGGTGGTAACCGCACTCGCGTTCGATTTCACGAACGGTTTCCACGACACCGCGAACGCGATGGCCACCACCATCTCGACAGGTGCCCTCAGACCCAAGGTCGCGGTGGCCATGTCCGCCGTCCTCAACCTGGTCGGCGCCTTCCTCTCCGTGGAAGTCGCCAACACGATCTCCAAGGGCCTGGTGGACGAGAGCGGCATGCGTCCCGAGGTCATCTTCGCCGCGCTGGTCGGCGCGATCCTGTGGAACCTGATGACCTGGCTGGTCGGCCTGCCGTCCTCCTCCTCGCACGCCCTGCTGGGCGGCCTGATCGGCGCCACCGTCGCCTCGGCCGGTGTCGGCGCGGTCCACGGCGACGTGCTGGTCACCAAGGTGCTGATCCCGGCGATCGCCGCTCCGCTGGTCGCGGGCATCGCGGCGATGATCGCGACGCGGCTGACGTACACGCTCGGCAGGAAGGCCGACGGCAAGGCCGCCGCGAAGGGCTACCGCGCCGGGCAGATCGCCTCCGCGGGCCTGGTCTCCCTGGCCCACGGCACCAACGACGCGCAGAAGACCATGGGCATCATCACCCTCGCCCTGGTCGCCGGCGGCACCCTCGCCCCCGACTCCGACCCGCCGATGTGGGTCATCCTCTCCGCGGGCCTGGCCATCGCGCTCGGCACCTACCTCGGCGGCTGGCGCATCATCCGCACGATGGGCAAGGGCCTGACCGACCTCCAGCCGCAGCAGGGCTTCGCCACGCAGACCAGCGCCGCCACCGTCATCCTGGCCTCCTCACACCTGGGCTTCTCCCTCTCCACCACGCACTCGGTCTCCGGCGCGGTGATGGGCGCGGGCCTGGGCCGCAAGGGCGGCGTGGTCCGCTGGTCGACGGCGACCCGGATGTTCGTCGCCTGGGGCCTGACGCTCCCGGCCGCCGCGCTGGTCGGCGCGATCGCCGAGTGGGTGACCGGCTTCGGCTCCTGGGGCACCGCCCTCGTCGCGGTCTTCCTGGTCGCCTCCAGCGCCGCGATCTGGAAGATCTCCCGCCGTGAGGTCGTCGACCACACGAACGTCAACGACACGGACGAGGAACCGGCCGGCGTGGTGACCGCGGCGATGGCCGCGGTGACGCCGCCCCCGGTCGGCACCCCGGCGGAGGGCCCGGCGGCGCAGGTCACCATCCCCTCCCCCGCCGCGGGCCCCGAATCCCCGGCCGCGGAGCCGACGCCCTCTCAGGCCAGCGTCTGA
- a CDS encoding cobalamin biosynthesis protein — translation MRAGRVFAYGAAAGLLGDLLLGDPRRGHPVAAFGHAAGAVERVLWRDHRGWGVLHTVVCAGGAVALGAAARRSVRSSPAASVALTGVATWAVVGGTSLGREARAVGRALEAGDVEGARARLPHLCGRDPQALDADGIARAVVESVAENTSDAVVGALVWGAVGGVPGLLGFRAVNTLDAMVGHRSPAYRKYGWASARLDDLAGWPGARLTAVLAVLAGGDPRGAVRAWRADAAKHPSPNAGPVEASFAGALGVRLGGTLSYAGRVEHRPVLNGGGRAVQVADIERAVRLSRRVGGLAFGVTAAGALLWARLSGRPA, via the coding sequence ATGCGTGCCGGTCGCGTCTTCGCGTACGGCGCCGCCGCCGGCCTCCTCGGCGACCTCCTGCTCGGCGATCCACGCCGCGGGCATCCGGTCGCCGCGTTCGGGCACGCCGCCGGGGCCGTGGAGCGGGTGCTGTGGCGGGACCACCGCGGGTGGGGCGTGCTGCACACCGTCGTGTGCGCCGGTGGCGCCGTCGCGCTGGGCGCCGCGGCCCGTCGGTCCGTACGCTCCTCCCCCGCCGCTTCCGTCGCGCTGACCGGCGTCGCCACCTGGGCCGTCGTCGGCGGGACTTCGCTCGGCCGGGAGGCCCGGGCCGTCGGGCGTGCCCTGGAGGCGGGGGACGTCGAGGGGGCGCGGGCGCGGCTGCCGCACCTGTGCGGGCGGGATCCTCAGGCGCTGGACGCGGACGGGATCGCGCGGGCGGTGGTGGAGTCCGTCGCGGAGAACACCTCCGACGCCGTGGTGGGGGCGTTGGTGTGGGGGGCCGTCGGCGGGGTGCCGGGGCTGCTCGGGTTCCGGGCCGTCAACACGCTGGACGCGATGGTGGGGCACAGGTCGCCCGCGTACCGGAAGTACGGGTGGGCTTCGGCGCGGCTCGACGACCTCGCGGGGTGGCCGGGGGCCCGGTTGACCGCAGTCCTCGCCGTGCTGGCGGGTGGTGACCCGCGGGGCGCCGTGCGGGCGTGGCGGGCTGATGCCGCGAAGCACCCGAGTCCCAACGCGGGGCCCGTGGAGGCGTCGTTCGCCGGGGCGTTGGGGGTGCGGCTCGGGGGGACGTTGTCGTATGCGGGCCGGGTCGAGCACCGGCCCGTACTGAACGGTGGGGGGCGTGCGGTGCAAGTGGCCGACATCGAGCGGGCCGTCCGGTTGTCCCGGCGGGTCGGCGGGCTGGCGTTCGGGGTGACCGCGGCGGGGGCGCTGCTGTGGGCGCGGCTGTCGGGGAGGCCCGCGTGA
- a CDS encoding cobyric acid synthase: MTGRGLLVAGTTSDAGKSVVTAGICRWLVRQGVKVAPFKAQNMSLNSFVTREGAEIGRAQAMQAQACRVEPTALMNPVLLKPGGERRSQVVLLGKPVGEMSARGYHGGRQQRLLGTVLDCLAELRGTYDAVICEGAGSPAEINLRRTDIVNMGIARGAGLPVLVVGDIDRGGVFASFFGTVALLSPEDQALVAGFLVNKFRGDVSLLAPGLDMLRDLTGRPAYGVLPYRHGLGIDEEDGLRVSLRGTVRESAVAPPVGEDVLRVAVCAIPLMSNFTDVDALAAEPGVVVRFVDRPEELADADLVVVPGTRGTVRALEWLRERGLADALARRAAEGRPVLGVCGGFQILGGHIEDDVESRRGHVDGLGILPVRVRFAREKTLTRPVGEALGEPVEGYEIHHGVADVHGGEPFLDGCRVGQTWGTHWHGSLESDGFRRAFLREVAAAAGRRFVPAPDTSFAALREEQLDRLGDLIEQHADTDALWRLIESGAPQGLPFIPPGAPA, from the coding sequence GTGACCGGCCGTGGGCTGCTGGTCGCCGGCACCACCTCCGATGCCGGCAAGAGCGTCGTCACCGCCGGGATCTGCCGGTGGCTGGTGCGGCAGGGGGTCAAGGTCGCGCCGTTCAAGGCGCAGAACATGTCGCTCAACTCGTTCGTCACCCGCGAGGGCGCCGAGATCGGGCGGGCGCAGGCCATGCAGGCGCAGGCGTGCCGGGTGGAGCCGACCGCGCTGATGAACCCGGTGCTGCTCAAGCCGGGCGGGGAGCGGCGCAGCCAGGTGGTGCTGCTGGGCAAACCCGTCGGGGAGATGAGCGCGCGCGGGTACCACGGCGGACGGCAGCAGCGGCTGCTGGGGACGGTTCTCGACTGCCTCGCCGAACTGCGGGGCACGTATGACGCGGTGATCTGTGAGGGGGCCGGCAGTCCGGCCGAGATCAACCTGCGGCGGACCGACATCGTGAACATGGGGATCGCCCGGGGCGCCGGGCTTCCCGTGCTCGTCGTCGGCGACATCGACCGCGGCGGGGTCTTCGCCTCCTTCTTCGGGACGGTGGCGCTGCTGTCGCCCGAGGACCAGGCCCTGGTCGCCGGGTTCCTCGTCAACAAGTTCCGCGGGGACGTCAGCCTCCTCGCACCCGGCCTCGACATGCTGCGCGACCTCACCGGTCGGCCCGCGTACGGCGTGCTGCCGTACCGGCACGGTCTCGGCATCGACGAGGAGGACGGTCTGAGGGTGTCGCTGCGTGGCACCGTGCGGGAGTCGGCCGTCGCCCCGCCCGTCGGTGAGGACGTGCTGCGGGTCGCCGTGTGCGCGATCCCCCTGATGTCCAACTTCACCGACGTCGACGCGCTGGCCGCCGAACCCGGAGTCGTCGTCCGGTTCGTGGACCGCCCGGAGGAGCTGGCCGACGCCGACCTCGTGGTCGTCCCGGGCACGCGCGGCACCGTCCGGGCCCTGGAGTGGCTGCGGGAGCGGGGGCTGGCGGACGCCCTCGCCCGCAGAGCCGCCGAGGGCCGGCCGGTGCTGGGCGTCTGCGGGGGCTTCCAGATCCTCGGCGGGCACATCGAGGACGACGTCGAGAGCCGCCGCGGCCACGTCGACGGCCTCGGGATCCTGCCCGTGCGGGTGCGCTTCGCCCGCGAGAAGACCCTCACCCGGCCCGTCGGCGAGGCCCTCGGGGAGCCGGTCGAGGGCTACGAGATCCACCACGGCGTCGCCGACGTCCACGGCGGTGAACCCTTCCTGGACGGCTGCCGGGTCGGCCAGACCTGGGGCACCCACTGGCACGGTTCCCTGGAGTCGGACGGCTTCCGGCGCGCCTTCCTGCGCGAGGTGGCCGCCGCCGCGGGCCGCCGCTTCGTGCCCGCGCCGGACACCTCCTTCGCCGCGCTGCGCGAGGAGCAGCTGGACCGGCTCGGCGACCTGATCGAACAGCACGCGGACACGGACGCGCTGTGGCGGCTCATCGAGTCCGGCGCGCCGCAAGGACTGCCCTTCATCCCACCGGGAGCGCCCGCATGA